From the genome of Argentina anserina chromosome 4, drPotAnse1.1, whole genome shotgun sequence, one region includes:
- the LOC126790102 gene encoding uncharacterized protein LOC126790102 produces MVFFGSHPPKAFFMGLYSILAACFFNMNDEAFSLVKYEKEVAYIYTWDIYHIHSIPSQMDEAGTLDFLVSIYTCLPLESFRQSCSNFRPPIAKTSMEVNNKLLLSFIE; encoded by the exons aTGGTCTTTTTCGGAAGCCACCCACCGAAAGCATTTTTCATGGGCTTATATTCCATCCTTGCAGCCTGTTTCTTCAACATGAATGATGAAGCTTTCTCTTTGGTGAAATATGAAAAGGAAgttgcctatatatatacttgggACATATACCACATTCATTCAATTCCATCACAGATGGACGAAGCTGGTACTCTTGATTTTCTAGTTTCCATTTACACGTGTCTACCCCTGGAATCTTTTCG GCAATCTTGCAGCAATTTTAGACCACCTATTGCCAAGACTAGCATGGAGGTCAATAACAAGCTGCTCCTCAGCTTCATTGAGTAG
- the LOC126792067 gene encoding NAC domain-containing protein 86-like, with the protein MEGGYEHHMLLPGQRFCPMEDELLMYYLKPKERFEAERTDDLRRNKDLYFFTKKKKVSAKGSRTYRKVGRGTWKGQDAAKKIYLVDDQNQQQTRTLLGFKKTYTYRNEKPVHHGDWIMYEYELDESQFMNKKQLKQNRYVLCLLRKNDVLPEKKRKRQQEEEQEDEGIEDYVENNDEGDNMEPESVIEEPQEKRQRLVPRTNNVAGASSSEDAYVAAELEQWIDFDQQYYNPHHRH; encoded by the exons ATGGAGGGTGGCTATGAGCACCATATGCTTCTTCCAGGGCAAAGGTTTTGCCCCATGGAGGATGAACTACTCATGTACTACCTTAAGCCCAAG GAAAGATTTGAAGCCGAAAGAACGGACGATTTGAGAAGGAACAAAGACCTCTACTTCTtcaccaagaagaagaaggtgagTGCAAAAGGGTCACGCACATACAGAAAAGTAGGGCGCGGTACATGGAAGGGCCAAGACGCAGCCAAGAAGATATATCTTGTTGATGATCAGAATCAGCAACAAACAAGAACTCTTCTTGGTTTCAAGAAAACCTACACTTACAGGAATGAAAAGCCCGTGCATCATGGTGACTGGATCATGTATGAATACGAACTTGATGAGTCTCAATTCATGAACAAGAAACAACTAAAACAGAATCGGTACGTTCTTTGTTTACTCAGAAAGAACGATGTATtgccggaaaagaagagaaagaggcagcaagaagaagaacaagaagatgaGGGGATTGAAGACTATGTCGAGAATAATGACGAAGGGGATAACATGGAACCTGAATCAGTTATTGAGGAGCCTCAAGAGAAACGTCAACGTCTTGTTCCACGCACTAACAATGTGGCAGGAGCATCATCATCAGAGGACGCGTACGTCGCTGCTGAACTAGAACAATGGATTGACTTCGACCAACAATACTATAACCCACACCACCGCCATTAG